In the Arachis hypogaea cultivar Tifrunner chromosome 20, arahy.Tifrunner.gnm2.J5K5, whole genome shotgun sequence genome, CTTCCTCAGAAGCTCATCTATCGCATCTTCGCCTTTCTCTGCTTTCATTCGAGCTCATTCTATATGAAAGAGATGATACAGCATTACCTTCAACaactcttttcttgaattattcctTCAAGTCTCACTCACACGTCACGAGTTTATCTTCTTCAACCACAAAACTCTCGCTACATctacaagaagaagaacaacaacaatgacaCCACTGTCACTTTCACCAACCACAACAACAAGAGTTCACCGATCTCATAGAAGATCTTCTCTTAAAGGAGCAAACAATCATGGATTTTATGGAACAAGACTCCCTTGCAAAGATACAAAAAGAGAtttgaattggaagaaaaggaGGGAAGCCATTGAAGCTCTCATGGTTAATGATGAATGAACGATTATAAAAAAGGTTTTGGattgaaagaaaatgaaaaaaacacCATAGAACTTTTTGTCGCCATCACTAAAGCTTTTTTGATGAACAGATAAGTATTTTTCGTTCATTATGAcgtcatatttttatatttggatgttttgtcaaattttaaaatttttcaaaaattattttatcttttgcgtcttttaagatatttttgttagtattaaaatttttgagatattattttaatagtttatccTATCTTAGGAACTAATTTAATtgataacatttttcaaaaacgaatttaaaaaataatcaatgtTTTAGAAATTAATTCGAACATTAACCGatataaaattttgagaaaaggacaaataggtccctgacgtTTTGCCCCCACGGACATTTTCGTCTCTGACTATtggaaaatacttttaagtctctgATCTTCACAAAACTTGAACGGATCAGTGCCTGACAAAGACATTTGGACgaatcagtccctgacggaggcatttggacggagggactgatccgtccaaattttgtaaAGATCAgagacttaaaaatatttttcaatggtcaggaacAAAAATGTCTGCAAAACAAAAGGTCAGAaacctatttgtcattttctctaaaatttttaaggaaTTTATATGTGTATATACTTTAACTCTAATTCATTAGTTTATTAACTTTATGGCCTGCAGGATTTTGGCACAATAAAAGAGGTGcatgataagaaagaaaaaagtggGAGTGAAGAAGACAAGAGAGGGGTGAAACCAAATGGAGAGCAGTGGCAGCATGAAGCTCACACCAACAACCACCGcattcctctcttctcttctcccaaACCCAAAGCCTCATTCAATCCTCATCCCTTCTTGTTCCGCATTCAAACCCAAACCCCTCAAAACCCTCACCGTCACCACACCCAATAATACTCCCTGTATTCCCAAATCCTACGCCGCCGATGTCTCCTCTTCCATTTCCGCTGTTACAAACACAACCGCCGCATCGTCTCCCCGAGACCTCAGGTCACGCCTCCAAAACGGTGACACACTCTAcggcctcttcctcctctccttctcCCCAACGCTCGCCGAGATCGCCGGCCTCGCGGGCTACGACTTCGTCGTCGTCGACATGGAGCACGGCCACGGCGGAATCTCCGACGCGCTCCCCTGTCTCCACGCTCTCGCAGCCACCGGCACCGCCGCAATCCTCCGCGTTCCTGAGAGCTCCGCCACTTGGGCTAAGAAAGCCCTTGACTTAGGCCCACAGGGGATCATGTTTCCGATGATCGATTCCGCGGAATCCGCCATCGACGCCGTGTCGTTCTGCCGGTTCCCTCCCGCCGGGATCCGTGGCTCGGCTCACTCCGTCGTCCGGGCTTCCGGTTACGGCATCGATGAAGGTTACCTTGGTAGTTACCAAGAAGAGCTGTTGATTATGTGCCAGGTTGAGTCCGTTGAGGGAGTGAAGAACGTTGGTGAGATCTCAGCCGTTGATGGCGTTGATTGCATCCAAATGGGACCGTTGGATCTGAGCGCCAGTATGGGGTACTTGTGGGACCCAGGGAACAGGAAAGTGAGGCAGTTGATGAGGGAGGCTGAGGCGAAGATTCTGAAAAGCCGCAGCGGCGGTGGCGTCGGCGTTGGGACTTACCTGTCTGGGTTCGCTATGCCGCATGATGGGCCCGGGGATCTCAAGTCACGTGGGTATCACATGGTGTCTGGTGCTGTTGACGTTGGGTTGTTTAGAAGCGCTGCTGTGGAAGATGTGAAGAAATTCAGGTTGAGTTTGATTGATGAAGATCATGATAGTGAGGAGGAAGAGGGTAAAGATGGTGATGAGAAGTACtggagtgagtgagtgagtgaattTTGATTCTTAGTTTATCTTGTTTTCACTGTTATGTTCCTCAGATTTTGTAAATTAGGTCATGTAGTTGTTGGATATGCTGATTTTGCTGCTCAATGAATATTAAAGTTTTGACTTTTTGatgctctgtttattctatgttTATTCTATGTTATAGCTTTTGCTGCTGATAATGCATTTTGTGAATGATTTGAGAGTATGCATTTCCAAAATGATTTGGTTTCTGGAGGTGATAGTGATGATGGTCTAAATTGGGGAACTCTGTATCTGTATAGTATTTGGAATTAGAGAGAGCATGGCAAAAAAGCAAGTTACATAATCTCAACACACCATCAGCGCTGAGGAAGTTCAAGTTACATAGTCATGTCAAAAAAAAGAACAAGCAAATCCTTAACATTCCTTAGACATATGTTTGCTTTTGAACATACACTTTTACAGGCTGTTCCTCCTGAATACTGCAATGGTATAATTGTATATTACAGAAACATCCCTAAAAAATAAACAATGTCCTAAAAAATTAAGCAATAGAAGGAAAAATTTAAGCAATAGAAGGAAAAGGAATATCTTGggatattttgttaaacttaactCCTATTgggtaaataatttaaataagtttttttggaaaaagaatttaaaataaaaagttttttattaataacaacttATAAATGagtaagtcaccaaaaaaacttataaatgagttattttgtgtttggatttttaattatataaatacttattttaaagttgttttGGATAAATAcctcaaaaaatacaattttttttacacaagaaaatagaaattaaaataacgatgataacaaatatttttcaatattgAATGTTAATTTTATATAACCTAATCACTAAGATTATAATTGTTTAggcaattgattttttttttgctctCTTATTAGTTTCATTTTTTAGACAATTAGTTTTTGCCACATAATATAATTAGAAATTGGTTCTTCTACTTCACCTTCACTTTCATAATGGTGTTTTTGTATGGAgtgaatattaataaaattttaattcacaatagttttgatggcaatgccaaagaAATTAGTGTGTAGTTAGTGTTTGCTgttttattgtgtatgatatggtaagtgaaaataaaaaacaaatataaaatgtgtgtcaatgtatattttgttgctgttttttattttttttactcttatTAGCCTCCTCCTTCATTGGGCTCAAGAATTTGttataactaactataaaaataatagcaagttatataaaaataaaatcacatgtgaaaaataaaaataaaactgaaatttcataccaCACACAATGTTAAATACAAGGTGGATACTCAGatgcagtcaacttcacgtgaagttgatagttgagcaCCGTTAGAtagtttgactgatttgactaaattttcatcttacGGCTCTCAGCtattaacttcacataaagtcgactgcacctgagttttcacctaaatacaaatttaataataaaaataaagtgataaaatgataaaaaaataaacggAAGGAATACATGCAGTAGGTGATTCAGATGCAATATTGTTTTAAAATTGTGGTGGTGAGTCAATACTTTCAGCAGATGAATCATTAGGTAAAGGTGGTGGAAGGCCAATATTTCCAGCAGATGAAACGTTACGTAAAAATAATGGTAGAAGGTCCGTGCTCTAACAGATGGAATGGTGGTTGAAGGGTCAGTTCAGCAGAAACAAAAAACATTTTCACATAGCCAAAGTATAAAAGTTGTGAATTaactttttgaaaagttaaaattttttttaaataatgtcaAACACGAATATTAtgacttttcataattcaaaaaaaaaaaaaaaaagtagcttcTACTATTTTTTAAATGGGATATAGCCAATGATAattcataaaaatattaatttacagTTTTACATTACCCACATTTGTAAGACCTTTCTTGAATATTAAGGCCAACAATATAACTTTTGGGGCCAAattaatattcctttattttaaaataaaataactgttactttgatttttttttatatcgaTCAAGGTAGTATTTtagattttgtataaaaaaaaaataaaaaagaaaagtattataAGAAGATTTTGATTGTTTTTTTGATTCacaaaaataataagatataACTTAATTAATAACACTATTAACGTCTTTGTTATTAGTTCTAATAATTTTTTGGAGTAAATGGTTAAATTCATTcataaaagatatttattttttaaattggttcctcacaaatttttttagttaaatttgtctttcaaaagttttaagttAATTACGTTGGTCTTTCCACCACTTTTTTTTGTTGATGGTATCAAAGTTTATTAAAGTAACAGTTAAATAATATCACAACATACACTTAAGAGTTAGGAGTCTTAATTGATTATTAACATGATAAGTTcatgaaattagatcaaacaaAACCTATTTAAGGGGACCTTGAGGCATTAGAATCGCTTGATTTGGaattaatttaatctaatttcataaacttattatGTTATCCGCCAATTAAGACTATTGGATATATGTTGCAGTATCATTTAAAGTGTCACATCCGCAAACTCTAATGCCATTAGCAATGAAAATGACATAAGCACTATTATGACTAACTTAAATTCTTTGAAAGatgaatttgattaaaataattttcagaaaccaatttaaaaaataaataatcttttaaaaactaatttattcactTACTTTATTTATCAGTAAatcaatattaaatttatttaaaatattaaaaattaaattaaaatttagcccatatattaaaaactattaatgattttttttctcCCTAAATACACAAATTGCATACATTGGACCAAGAAGTGAAGCTTGGTTTGGCAAGAAATTATCCAAATCCAGGAGTTGGCGCGCAAGAACACTCACTCGGAAACCCTCTTCACAGTGAGGGTTTTAGGCTTTTAGCTCACTGACTCACTGTTTGAGCGTTTTGCTACCACTTACTGCTTCCACTCTTTCCTTCTTTGCCTTTCACACTTCCCAATGACAACCCTATGAaaccctcttcttcttccttccaaaCCCAAACCCTTATCCTCAGCTCCTCCGCCATGGCATTTCCCTCCGCTCTCAGACTCTCCGCCATCCTCAGACTCTCCCCCTTCGCCCCATCCCGCCTTCCCTGGCTCTGCCAAACCCCGTCGTCCGACCTCCGCTTCCTCTCCGTCTCGTCTAGACGGCTGTCGCGGCGGCCCGTTGCGCCTGTCCAAGCGAGGCGCCGCGAAGAGGCGGCGGCAGCAGCACAAGACGGAAATGGGAGTGTGATGGTGAAGGACAGCGGAAGCGACGGAAGGATTGTGCTGACGGAGCTTCACAAAGAGGCAACTGAGGCTTACATGGCGTATGCTATGTCAGTGCTCCTCGGTCGCGCCTTACCTGATGTTCGTGACGGATTGAAACCCGTCCATAGAAGGATTCTGTTAGTAtcgtctctttaatttctgtggGAGAAAATTTACAAACTGATgttttttaatatacatattatTTATTAGCCTACTTTTTTCTttgaactttttatttgtttattgttgttcggtttgtttttagttaaaataGATTCATTGTTGGTGGTGGTTTTTAGTTTCATGCAAATCGAATATTAGTTGAAAAAGTCCATGGATTTGCACCTGTCTTGAATTTTCTCAATGAAATGCATCTTTGGTTGCCTTGGCCAatgaattttaataatgtttgttgtAGTTCATGTTCAGCTTTTGCCTATCATTCCATATTTCATTCATCGTGTGAAGTTTCTGTCATGTTCTGTCTATAGTTTGCAGTCTGGCAATAACGAAATCTGTGGCATTGCTGTATTGACAACCAACAATAACTGCTTTTGATTGTAGTTTTAAAGGTTTCCCTAAACTACATGTGAATAGATGAATCAATGAATCAacttgtgcatatttttataccTAGAGAAATTTTGGAAATTATAGTTCAAAGTAGTTAGCTTAATAGTAAATTGGGAGTACATACAGTCCTAGTCCTGCGTACAGCTTCAACTGTGTTGGTGAAATTTCACAATTCTTATTGAGATACGATTGCAAAACAAGCTAATATTGTGAATGCAGATTTGCAATGCATGAGCTTGGCCTTTCATCCAAAAAACCGTTCAAGAAATGTGCAAGAGTTGTTGGAGAGGTTAATATCTAGCTTTAGATGTTAAACTCTTTGTAAAAAGAAGTGCATTTGGGAGGTGTAATATCCATTGTCATTTTCATGAATTGATTGATATCCTAATATTTGATGCTATTATGGTAGGTATTGGGGAAGTTCCATCCTCATGGAGACAGTGCTGTATATGATTCCTTAGTGCGAATGGCCCAGGTAAAATATTAATTTCCTTCTATTTGTTGTTCATCTTGCTTTGTATTCTGGGATATTGGCAGTTTATCTGTAGTATCATATAGCATGGGTTTCTAAGCCATAACTAATCATATTTTGCATGTGGGGTACCAGCTGTCCTTGCATGTTTCAATGTAGATCGATTCATTATGACAAGTAATGCTGGTTTTGGGAAGAGGAGGAATGCTAAGTGTTAGTTGTCATCTGCTACATATGCTACTGTTTGGTGTATTTGGTTAGAGCATAATTGTCACACCTTATCAACAGATTTTGAGAAGCTAGTTTTCTAGGATATGATTGGGTGCTCACGCTTGGCCTCTATTTGGTGAAAATCACATAATCTTAGGAAAATTTCCCTCTTGGATATCTTGAGTCTAGAAATCtctccatattttttttttaatttattgcctATTAATCTTCTTTTTAAATAGGGTCCCTTGCCCTccgataattttttgtattttgttcCTCTCTTCATTTCAAAAAAGTTCTCTATTACTCTCTTTCTTACACAAAATATAACAGTAATCAATGAATTATCctaatttaatttttcatttttaaattttctttaaatGTTGAGATAGGATTTATATATACTTGATGTTGGCTTGATGTATTTTAGCATTATATAACTTATTGATGTGGCTTCCTTTATGAGTTCTAGAGCTTCAAAAGTTGTAAATATCCTTTTACTGAGAGTGCTGTTTTCTGTTAGTATTTTGGTAGGTATTTTATTTCCTAATATATTTTTGTGAGCTAATATATTTTCTCCAACTcactcttttcttctccttttgtTATTGTAATTTACGTCTCTTTATTTCAGGATTTCTCGTTACGTTGTCCTTTGATTCAAGGTCATGGGAATTTTGGGTCAGTTGATGCTGACCCTCCTGCTGCTATGCGTTACACAGAGTGCAGACTGGAAGTATGTCTTAAAAAATTGATTTGGCTTTTGAATCCAGATTCTACTATTCTATCACCTTCATTTTTactatagagtgtgtgtgtgtgacaTAATGATTCTTTAATCCATAAAAGTTTGTACTTGTTAACTACCAATGGGGCATTTGATATGTGGAATGGTTTTACAGTATAGAGGAATGTGAAAATGAGTATGTAAGATTCTTGTGAGTAaatagtaatccatttttattcCCACTTACCTTGTGGGAATGATCACTTTGCATGGGAGAGAATCTTTATGCAAAAGTAAAGTTTCAAAATTGTCCCTGCTGTTAATTGGCCATCACTTGTTGGTT is a window encoding:
- the LOC112783066 gene encoding uncharacterized protein, with the protein product MESSGSMKLTPTTTAFLSSLLPNPKPHSILIPSCSAFKPKPLKTLTVTTPNNTPCIPKSYAADVSSSISAVTNTTAASSPRDLRSRLQNGDTLYGLFLLSFSPTLAEIAGLAGYDFVVVDMEHGHGGISDALPCLHALAATGTAAILRVPESSATWAKKALDLGPQGIMFPMIDSAESAIDAVSFCRFPPAGIRGSAHSVVRASGYGIDEGYLGSYQEELLIMCQVESVEGVKNVGEISAVDGVDCIQMGPLDLSASMGYLWDPGNRKVRQLMREAEAKILKSRSGGGVGVGTYLSGFAMPHDGPGDLKSRGYHMVSGAVDVGLFRSAAVEDVKKFRLSLIDEDHDSEEEEGKDGDEKYWSE